In Chloroflexota bacterium, one DNA window encodes the following:
- a CDS encoding flippase-like domain-containing protein, whose protein sequence is MRRPKLWFGIAISAFFLWWSFNGLDWAGFWDALSTANYWWIIPGVVVYFGAVWARTWRWHYMLRHIKAVSIRRLFPVVVIGYMGNNVYPARAGEVIRSYVLKRKEGIGMGASLTTVILERLFDGLVMLLFVFVTLPFIELPSLWNNLVIISSVLFGVALVVFLMIATNQRRTEQLYSWALRSIVPQRFHSKAHGLFDKIMLGLHSLRSPREMLMIFVTSTAIWLTETTKYWFVMQAFDFHVSFDVLMLMTAVANLALIIPAAPGGAGTFDAAGISVLKSFNVAESIATGYTLVLHLALWIPITVLGFWYMWRERVAWNEFDQAVNESQAAENRIQQREAALRDELGESANLPHAEVEVLR, encoded by the coding sequence GTGCGACGACCAAAATTATGGTTTGGAATCGCGATTAGTGCATTCTTTTTGTGGTGGTCGTTTAATGGCCTCGATTGGGCTGGCTTCTGGGATGCGCTAAGCACCGCCAATTATTGGTGGATTATTCCTGGGGTTGTGGTCTACTTCGGGGCTGTTTGGGCCAGAACGTGGCGTTGGCACTATATGCTCCGTCACATCAAAGCGGTTTCGATCCGCCGCTTGTTCCCAGTAGTCGTGATTGGCTATATGGGCAATAATGTCTACCCCGCCCGTGCCGGAGAAGTGATTCGTTCGTATGTGCTCAAGCGCAAAGAAGGCATCGGCATGGGCGCATCGCTCACGACCGTTATCCTCGAACGCTTGTTTGATGGCTTGGTGATGCTCTTATTTGTGTTTGTTACCTTGCCATTTATTGAGTTACCCAGCCTCTGGAATAACTTGGTGATTATTTCATCAGTTTTGTTTGGGGTAGCATTAGTGGTCTTTTTGATGATTGCTACCAACCAACGTCGCACCGAGCAGCTGTATTCGTGGGCCTTGCGTAGCATCGTGCCCCAACGCTTTCATAGCAAAGCCCATGGCTTGTTTGATAAAATTATGCTGGGCTTGCACTCGTTGCGCTCCCCACGCGAGATGCTGATGATTTTCGTCACTTCAACCGCGATTTGGCTGACTGAAACCACCAAATATTGGTTTGTTATGCAGGCCTTCGATTTTCATGTCTCGTTTGATGTGCTGATGTTGATGACTGCCGTCGCTAATTTGGCCTTGATCATTCCGGCTGCGCCTGGTGGCGCAGGAACCTTCGATGCTGCTGGAATTAGCGTGCTCAAATCGTTCAATGTGGCTGAAAGCATTGCGACAGGCTATACCTTGGTGCTGCACCTCGCCCTGTGGATTCCAATTACTGTGCTCGGTTTTTGGTATATGTGGCGTGAGCGGGTGGCTTGGAACGAATTTGATCAAGCTGTCAACGAAAGTCAAGCTGCCGAAAATCGTATTCAACAGCGTGAGGCCGCTTTGCGAGATGAATTAGGCGAGTCGGCAAATCTGCCGCATGCTGAAGTTGAGGTACTCCGTTGA
- a CDS encoding NAD(P)/FAD-dependent oxidoreductase, with the protein MKTIAVIGAGFAGLSAAYDLACAGHQVTVYEAAPQVGGLAAGFQAEGWDWSLEKFYHHIFGSDKALLDFIKEIRADDLLFFNSPVSGQWDAQRGSIEIGGIIPLLTYPHLSVFNRLRNAAGGAWLKFLAIIDRWQHLEQTTAERYIQKLMGKPAYEAMWKPVLEGKFGPYTPEVNAAWFWARIASRTFKLGYFRGGFQALGERMAEAVRQKGGTIRLNSPVQELRKIEQGWLVISNDQASYDQVLSTTSPGLLKRMTPDLPASYTAKLDQLKSIGAVVLTVALKQSLTNGMYWMNMDKKHFPFLALVEHTQMIDRRHYGGQHLVYLGDYLEPSHEYFQLSKEELLERFMPSLSKVNPQFKPDWIEGVWLHREAYAQPIVPVNHSQAIPALKTPLEDLWWASMSQVYPWDRGTNFAVEIGRRVAKEMLSK; encoded by the coding sequence TTGAAAACAATTGCAGTAATTGGGGCGGGCTTCGCTGGATTAAGCGCCGCCTATGATTTGGCTTGTGCTGGTCACCAGGTCACGGTTTATGAGGCAGCGCCCCAAGTTGGTGGCTTGGCTGCGGGCTTTCAGGCTGAAGGCTGGGATTGGTCGCTGGAAAAGTTCTATCATCATATTTTTGGCTCGGATAAGGCGCTGCTGGATTTTATTAAAGAAATTCGCGCCGATGATTTGCTCTTTTTCAATAGCCCAGTTTCTGGTCAATGGGATGCTCAGCGTGGCTCGATTGAAATTGGTGGGATCATTCCGCTCTTGACTTATCCCCACCTTTCAGTCTTCAACCGTTTGCGTAATGCTGCTGGCGGGGCTTGGCTTAAATTTTTGGCGATTATCGATCGCTGGCAACACCTCGAACAAACCACTGCCGAGCGCTACATTCAAAAGCTGATGGGCAAGCCCGCCTACGAAGCCATGTGGAAACCTGTGCTTGAAGGCAAGTTTGGGCCATACACGCCCGAAGTTAATGCAGCCTGGTTTTGGGCACGCATCGCCTCACGGACTTTCAAACTTGGCTATTTTCGTGGCGGCTTCCAAGCCTTGGGCGAACGCATGGCCGAAGCGGTTCGCCAAAAGGGCGGCACAATTCGGCTCAACAGTCCAGTTCAAGAGCTGCGTAAAATCGAGCAAGGTTGGCTGGTGATCAGCAACGATCAAGCGAGCTATGATCAAGTGCTTTCAACCACCTCGCCTGGTTTGCTCAAACGCATGACCCCCGATCTGCCTGCCAGCTACACCGCCAAACTTGATCAACTCAAATCGATTGGGGCGGTGGTCTTGACGGTGGCGCTCAAACAATCGCTGACCAATGGCATGTATTGGATGAACATGGACAAAAAGCATTTTCCCTTTTTGGCCTTGGTTGAGCATACTCAGATGATCGATCGTCGCCATTATGGCGGCCAACATTTGGTCTACCTTGGCGATTATCTTGAGCCATCACACGAATATTTTCAGTTGAGCAAAGAAGAACTCCTCGAACGCTTTATGCCATCGTTGAGCAAAGTCAATCCTCAATTCAAGCCCGATTGGATCGAGGGGGTGTGGTTGCATCGCGAGGCCTATGCTCAGCCAATTGTGCCAGTCAACCATAGCCAAGCGATTCCAGCCTTGAAAACGCCGCTTGAAGATTTATGGTGGGCGAGTATGAGCCAAGTCTACCCATGGGATCGCGGCACGAATTTCGCGGTGGAAATTGGCCGACGTGTCGCCAAAGAGATGTTGTCTAAATAG
- the metG gene encoding methionine--tRNA ligase, with product MSKHILVAVAWPYASGARHLGHVAGFGVPSDVFARYQRLVGNKVLMVSGTDDHGTPITVRADREGKTPREVTDFYNAEIRNNLRDLGLSYDLFTRTSTENHYQITQAFFTRLQEKGYIFSQEMIGTYSEADKRFLPDRYVEGTCPHCGYTKARGDQCDNCGKQLDPVDLIEPRSTLSGATPVFKPTTHFFLNLPAFVERLREWIESQNHWRPNVKRFSLGLLDDVPARAITRDLTWGVPIPVEGEEFDSKRIYVWFDAVIGYLSAAVEWSINVGQPEAWRDWWLNSEARHYYFMGKDNIVFHSIIWPAMLIGHGELELPYEVVSSEFLTLAGGEKISSSRAEGNSIPFVGEFLAQYDPDPLRYFLVIAGPETSDTEWSLGEFIRRNNEELVATWGNLVNRVLSITHKNFGHVPTPQALTAEDEAALATVRAAFETVGKELEQAHFKAALIATMAAARSVNEYLASQEPWKVLKTDRERGGTILYVALQAINNLRTLFTPFLPFTSQKLHELLGNEGYLAGPLLFEERQESQHSHEVLTCEPDTWIGRWEWSDLPAGRELAAPSVLFKKLELPTE from the coding sequence ATGTCGAAACATATTTTAGTGGCGGTTGCCTGGCCGTACGCCTCGGGCGCTCGTCACCTTGGCCATGTTGCAGGTTTTGGTGTGCCGAGCGATGTATTTGCTCGCTATCAACGCTTGGTTGGAAACAAGGTGCTGATGGTCAGCGGTACCGACGATCATGGTACGCCGATTACTGTGCGAGCTGATCGCGAGGGCAAAACGCCACGCGAAGTAACCGATTTCTACAACGCCGAAATTCGCAACAACTTGCGTGATTTGGGCTTATCGTATGATTTGTTTACCCGCACATCAACCGAAAACCATTACCAAATAACTCAAGCATTTTTCACCCGCTTGCAGGAAAAAGGCTATATTTTTTCGCAAGAAATGATTGGAACCTACAGCGAAGCCGATAAACGCTTTTTGCCCGATCGCTACGTTGAAGGCACTTGTCCACATTGTGGCTATACCAAAGCTCGCGGTGATCAGTGCGATAACTGTGGTAAGCAGCTTGATCCAGTTGATTTGATCGAGCCACGTTCGACCTTGAGCGGCGCAACACCTGTGTTCAAGCCAACGACCCACTTTTTCTTAAATTTGCCAGCCTTTGTTGAACGTTTGCGCGAGTGGATCGAAAGTCAAAATCACTGGCGACCAAATGTTAAGCGCTTCTCGTTGGGCTTGCTCGATGATGTGCCAGCCCGCGCGATTACCCGCGATTTGACGTGGGGCGTGCCAATTCCGGTGGAAGGCGAAGAATTTGATAGTAAACGGATTTACGTCTGGTTTGATGCGGTGATTGGCTATCTTTCAGCAGCAGTTGAATGGTCGATTAACGTTGGGCAGCCTGAGGCTTGGCGCGATTGGTGGCTCAACTCTGAAGCACGCCACTACTATTTTATGGGCAAAGATAATATTGTGTTTCATAGCATCATTTGGCCCGCCATGCTGATTGGTCATGGCGAACTCGAATTGCCCTATGAAGTCGTCAGCAGTGAGTTTTTGACCTTAGCAGGCGGCGAGAAAATCTCATCATCACGCGCCGAAGGCAATAGCATTCCGTTTGTAGGTGAATTTTTGGCCCAGTATGATCCCGATCCGTTGCGCTATTTCTTGGTGATTGCTGGCCCCGAAACCTCGGATACCGAGTGGTCGCTGGGCGAATTCATTCGACGCAACAACGAAGAGTTGGTAGCAACCTGGGGTAATTTGGTCAATCGGGTACTTTCAATCACCCACAAAAATTTTGGCCATGTGCCAACGCCGCAAGCCCTCACCGCCGAGGATGAAGCCGCCTTGGCGACCGTGCGAGCCGCTTTTGAGACTGTGGGCAAAGAATTAGAGCAAGCACATTTCAAAGCCGCCTTGATCGCCACGATGGCAGCAGCGCGTTCGGTCAACGAATATTTGGCCAGCCAAGAACCATGGAAAGTTCTCAAGACTGATCGTGAGCGCGGTGGCACAATTTTGTATGTTGCCTTGCAAGCGATTAATAATTTGCGCACCTTGTTCACGCCATTTTTGCCCTTCACCAGCCAAAAATTGCATGAACTTTTGGGCAACGAGGGCTATTTGGCTGGACCATTGCTGTTTGAAGAACGCCAAGAAAGCCAGCATAGCCACGAAGTGCTTACCTGTGAACCTGATACGTGGATTGGTCGCTGGGAATGGAGCGATTTGCCAGCAGGCCGCGAGTTGGCCGCGCCAAGCGTGCTGTTCAAAAAGCTCGAATTACCAACCGAGTAG
- a CDS encoding HAMP domain-containing histidine kinase has translation MTLRYRLTFISVAFMTLGLLILGLTLYSAERAILLNGVRDDLVRATNQIQSQYAEAKKPLERYFSGTSVSLLPVPNEDFEGSPISVAVYYPNGVRLASTPSFMGEGPTLDSTELASALEKNSVINTKPSSYGRTMQVVSPLTFDHTVVGVLVASQSLRTVDRALDTLSLVFLIAGSLTVVLMFLGISQITKRGLRPIDMIANTAEQIVRAEDLSRRIAVANPHDELGRLATITNDLLARMEGLFNTQKRLTADVSHELRTPLAAMRGNLEVLRRGAMRNPELLNESLSDLEREVARLNRLVNDLLFLAQTEAGVQMRSEPVELDTLILEVFRELRPLAEHVKLQIGSEDQATVIGDRDRLKQAMLNLAYNAIQHTPEGGAVTLSLERVGREVALRVQDTGEGIPPDILPNIFQRFYRADKSRVRKGGGAGIGLAIVKWITDAHRGTIEVRSNVGEGSLFTLWLPLAPATDRLITGQLRESPSQPLPIVKQ, from the coding sequence ATGACTTTACGCTATCGGCTAACCTTCATTTCTGTGGCCTTTATGACCCTTGGATTGTTAATTCTAGGGTTGACGCTCTATTCGGCGGAACGGGCGATTTTGCTCAACGGCGTGCGCGACGATTTGGTGCGGGCTACCAACCAAATTCAGAGCCAATATGCCGAGGCCAAAAAACCACTTGAGCGCTATTTCAGCGGCACAAGTGTTTCGTTGTTGCCAGTGCCCAACGAAGATTTTGAAGGTTCGCCAATTTCGGTGGCGGTGTATTACCCCAATGGCGTGCGCTTGGCCTCAACGCCTTCGTTTATGGGCGAAGGTCCAACGCTCGATAGCACAGAACTGGCCTCGGCGCTAGAGAAAAATTCAGTCATTAACACCAAACCCTCATCATATGGTCGCACGATGCAGGTGGTTTCGCCTTTGACCTTTGATCATACCGTGGTTGGGGTTTTGGTAGCCAGTCAATCGCTGCGCACGGTTGATCGCGCCTTGGATACCTTGTCGTTGGTGTTTTTGATTGCTGGCTCGCTCACGGTGGTGCTAATGTTTTTGGGCATCAGCCAAATCACCAAGCGCGGTTTACGCCCAATTGATATGATCGCCAACACCGCTGAGCAAATTGTGCGGGCCGAAGATTTGAGCCGCCGTATCGCCGTGGCCAACCCCCACGATGAGCTTGGGCGATTAGCCACGATTACCAACGATTTATTGGCGCGGATGGAAGGCTTGTTCAATACCCAAAAACGCCTGACCGCCGATGTTTCACATGAATTGCGCACCCCACTGGCGGCGATGCGCGGTAACCTTGAGGTGCTGCGGCGCGGAGCCATGCGCAACCCCGAATTGCTCAACGAATCGCTGAGCGACTTAGAACGCGAGGTAGCGCGGCTCAATCGTTTGGTCAACGATCTCCTGTTTTTGGCTCAAACCGAGGCTGGCGTGCAAATGCGCAGCGAACCAGTTGAGCTTGATACCTTGATTTTGGAAGTGTTCCGCGAATTGCGCCCACTAGCCGAACATGTCAAGCTGCAAATCGGCAGCGAAGATCAAGCTACCGTTATTGGTGATCGCGATCGGCTCAAGCAGGCGATGCTCAATTTGGCCTATAACGCGATTCAGCATACGCCCGAAGGCGGCGCAGTAACCCTCAGTTTGGAGCGGGTTGGGCGTGAGGTGGCTTTACGGGTGCAAGATACTGGTGAGGGCATTCCGCCCGATATTCTGCCTAATATTTTCCAGCGTTTCTATCGCGCCGACAAATCGCGGGTGCGCAAAGGTGGCGGAGCTGGCATCGGTCTGGCGATCGTCAAATGGATTACCGATGCCCATCGCGGTACAATCGAAGTTCGTTCAAATGTTGGCGAAGGCAGCCTCTTCACCTTGTGGCTACCCCTCGCTCCCGCCACCGATCGCTTGATTACTGGGCAATTACGTGAATCGCCATCGCAACCGTTGCCAATTGTTAAGCAGTAG
- a CDS encoding response regulator transcription factor, producing the protein MSQPQAAARILVVEDEKEIAGYLRRGLAFEGFTVEVAHDGPTGIAAARERPADLVILDIMLPGMDGFEVCRRLRAGSDVPIIMLTAKETVPDRVMGLESGADDYLIKPFAFEELLARIRALLRRHVARTEGPVVLQVNGLEMNTASREVTIAGRAVQLTAKEYELLELFMRHPGQVLTRDVIYDRVWGYDFGGESNIIEVYVRYLRQKLEESGEGRMLHTVRGAGYILREQPYGER; encoded by the coding sequence ATGAGCCAACCGCAAGCTGCTGCACGAATTTTGGTTGTTGAAGATGAAAAAGAAATTGCTGGCTATTTGCGGCGTGGTTTGGCCTTCGAAGGTTTTACAGTTGAAGTTGCCCACGATGGGCCAACTGGGATTGCCGCTGCTCGTGAGCGCCCCGCCGATCTGGTGATTCTCGATATTATGTTGCCAGGCATGGATGGATTTGAGGTTTGTCGGCGACTACGGGCTGGTAGCGATGTACCAATTATTATGTTAACTGCCAAAGAAACTGTGCCCGACCGTGTAATGGGCTTGGAAAGTGGCGCAGATGATTATTTGATCAAGCCGTTTGCCTTTGAAGAATTGCTAGCGCGGATTCGGGCCTTGCTGCGTCGCCATGTAGCCCGCACCGAAGGCCCAGTTGTGCTTCAAGTCAATGGCTTGGAGATGAACACGGCTTCGCGCGAGGTCACAATTGCAGGCCGCGCTGTCCAACTTACTGCCAAAGAATACGAATTGCTCGAATTATTTATGCGCCATCCAGGTCAAGTGCTAACCCGCGATGTGATTTATGATCGGGTTTGGGGCTATGATTTCGGCGGCGAATCGAATATCATTGAGGTCTATGTGCGCTATCTGCGCCAAAAACTCGAAGAATCGGGCGAAGGCCGCATGCTGCACACCGTGCGCGGAGCAGGCTACATTTTACGTGAACAACCCTACGGTGAACGATGA
- a CDS encoding AI-2E family transporter, with protein sequence MDELSLTLARWTTRRVMTATLVVLAIIGLAFVIVNFYSVFVVAFIAFVLSTAIRPLVQLLQRLKISPQLGVIIAYLLLLALLVGIVVLMAPLITEQITAITAKIPDYYHDARQFLISSRSSFIRNLAARLPVDAPVSLAGVAPSETSQQQTDVAVSQLVTVLENAGISVFVLIATLLLGFYWTLDGDRVLRTLLQLVAAEKRENWRSLIAEIQAKMGAFIRGQLILDLSIGALSTAAYLLIGIDYAIVLGILAGLLETIPILGPVLGAVPPLLITLAQGDTTAFIWVIVATVVIQQIEGTFLVPKVMDRAVGVNAVLTLVAFAAFSATLGLAGGILAVPLAAIVQIIFTRLVFNQAETSTNVTRRDRFGVLHYESQQLLQSLQRHNRADETEDEANIVFDDQLEHVVVDLDGMLAAINSSEEVAA encoded by the coding sequence ATGGACGAGCTTTCGTTGACTCTTGCTCGTTGGACAACTCGTCGTGTCATGACCGCTACCTTAGTCGTCCTCGCGATCATCGGCCTCGCTTTTGTGATTGTTAATTTTTATAGTGTGTTTGTAGTGGCCTTTATTGCCTTTGTGCTGAGCACCGCGATTCGCCCATTGGTGCAATTATTGCAACGGCTCAAAATCTCGCCCCAACTGGGGGTGATTATTGCCTACCTGCTGTTATTGGCGCTGCTGGTGGGCATTGTTGTGTTGATGGCTCCGCTGATCACCGAGCAAATTACGGCAATTACCGCTAAAATTCCTGATTATTATCATGATGCCCGTCAATTTTTGATCTCCTCGCGCAGTAGTTTTATTCGCAATTTAGCGGCGCGTTTGCCAGTCGATGCGCCTGTTTCACTGGCAGGCGTTGCGCCCAGCGAAACCAGCCAACAACAAACCGATGTGGCAGTGAGCCAATTGGTCACTGTTTTAGAAAATGCGGGCATCAGCGTATTTGTGTTGATCGCCACTTTGCTGCTGGGGTTTTATTGGACGCTTGATGGCGATCGGGTACTGAGAACCTTGCTTCAGCTCGTCGCAGCAGAAAAGCGTGAGAATTGGCGTTCGCTGATTGCTGAAATTCAGGCCAAAATGGGCGCATTTATTCGCGGACAACTCATCCTTGATCTCTCGATTGGAGCGCTTTCAACCGCCGCCTACCTGCTAATTGGCATCGATTATGCGATTGTGCTGGGTATTTTGGCTGGTTTACTCGAAACCATCCCGATTTTAGGGCCAGTGCTTGGGGCCGTGCCACCCTTGCTGATTACCCTGGCCCAAGGTGACACAACCGCCTTTATTTGGGTGATTGTAGCGACCGTGGTGATTCAACAAATTGAAGGCACTTTTTTAGTTCCCAAAGTGATGGATCGGGCAGTTGGGGTGAATGCGGTGCTGACCTTGGTCGCTTTTGCGGCCTTTAGTGCGACCTTAGGCTTGGCTGGGGGGATTTTGGCCGTGCCATTGGCAGCCATTGTGCAAATTATCTTCACTCGCTTGGTGTTTAATCAAGCTGAAACCAGCACCAACGTCACCCGCCGTGATCGCTTTGGCGTGCTGCATTATGAATCACAGCAATTGCTCCAATCCTTGCAACGCCATAATCGGGCCGATGAAACTGAAGATGAAGCCAATATTGTGTTTGACGATCAGCTCGAACATGTGGTCGTCGATTTGGATGGGATGTTGGCGGCGATCAATAGCAGCGAGGAAGTAGCGGCATGA
- a CDS encoding AI-2E family transporter, protein MKQLARVTATILFTLALVVLMWMFSDAVLLFLVSLVIASAVRPFAQRLIDRGMSRGAAYGLVYFASFVFFGGLFAVISRGLLSELQLAGDQLLNFYTRVTLTWPQGQEWQQTIAGELPSRQALLDYIAGADGTAVVDSIVGFGSGVFDFLAQLVILLSLSTYWAVDQNRFERLWLSLISAKHRQRARTIWRAVELEVGAYIRSEVAQSSLAGISLGIIFELIGLPYPTLLALWIAIAWLVPWVGVLLALIPAVAVGLLVNIPVALLAGLSTIAVFAFLQIWVEPRLYGANRVSPVLVVLILMVMAQAFGILGMLIAPPLAATIQILGRELWFSKSPEEQLADDYRNQLDTLRQRLATIERDEVTAEVAATAQHQSYIRQIEALMDQTQAALGNAGMLNREQS, encoded by the coding sequence ATGAAACAGCTTGCACGCGTTACCGCAACCATCCTGTTTACGCTGGCGCTTGTGGTATTAATGTGGATGTTCAGCGATGCGGTATTGCTTTTCTTAGTTTCGCTGGTGATTGCCTCGGCTGTGCGGCCCTTTGCTCAGCGCTTGATTGATCGAGGCATGAGCCGTGGGGCGGCCTATGGCTTGGTCTATTTTGCTAGTTTTGTGTTTTTTGGAGGCTTGTTTGCGGTGATCAGCCGTGGTTTGCTGAGCGAATTACAGCTAGCCGGCGACCAATTATTGAATTTTTACACTCGCGTCACGCTGACCTGGCCTCAAGGCCAAGAATGGCAACAAACGATTGCTGGCGAATTGCCCTCACGTCAAGCATTGCTCGATTATATTGCGGGTGCTGATGGTACAGCGGTTGTTGATAGCATTGTCGGGTTTGGCAGCGGCGTATTCGATTTTCTAGCACAGTTGGTGATTTTGCTCTCACTGAGCACCTATTGGGCGGTTGATCAAAATCGCTTTGAGCGTTTATGGCTTTCGTTGATCAGTGCCAAACATCGCCAACGCGCTCGCACCATTTGGCGGGCAGTGGAGTTAGAAGTTGGTGCCTATATTCGCAGCGAAGTTGCCCAAAGCTCGTTGGCAGGCATAAGTTTAGGGATTATTTTTGAATTGATTGGCTTGCCCTATCCAACGCTTTTGGCCTTGTGGATTGCCATTGCTTGGCTGGTGCCGTGGGTTGGGGTATTGTTGGCCTTGATTCCAGCGGTGGCCGTAGGCTTATTGGTCAACATTCCTGTGGCCTTATTGGCAGGCTTATCGACAATCGCCGTGTTTGCCTTTTTGCAAATTTGGGTCGAGCCACGTTTGTATGGAGCCAATCGGGTCAGTCCAGTTTTGGTGGTGCTGATATTAATGGTGATGGCGCAAGCCTTTGGGATTTTGGGCATGCTGATTGCCCCACCCTTGGCGGCAACCATTCAAATTTTGGGGCGCGAACTGTGGTTTAGCAAATCGCCAGAGGAGCAATTGGCTGATGATTATCGCAATCAGTTGGATACCCTACGCCAACGGCTGGCGACGATTGAGCGCGACGAGGTGACAGCAGAAGTCGCAGCGACCGCCCAACATCAATCGTATATTCGCCAAATTGAGGCGCTAATGGATCAGACTCAAGCTGCGTTGGGCAATGCTGGCATGCTCAATCGTGAGCAATCCTAG
- a CDS encoding YihY/virulence factor BrkB family protein: protein MKEWITKTIWPLTQRTFKAWTVDDCSRMAASLAYYAVFSIFPLILLLLSILGFWLRLQGDTNTNAEETLVNSLMQVFQTSPQVGVDDSAIRTALTEILKSLSQQAGTNAPIALATTFFAASGIFVQIDKAFDVIWDIQPQQGNFLHTVKSTLIERGKAFALVLVIGLLLISSLILSSVLQALENLSKSFDLPGVGVGWQIFTFATAFAINVLVFFLLFFAMPKPKMRWRDVLPGAILTAALWEIGKIVLSLFLGGNKYTASTTVAAFIALLAWIYYASQIIFFGAEFCRVYTDWNSTKRAKQAPAIALPTPPDLPTTALPPALATAQQKARYAVGGTALGVVLGVLMSIVGTLVAIIQFIQTLRKGKA from the coding sequence ATGAAAGAATGGATAACCAAAACCATTTGGCCGTTGACTCAACGCACCTTTAAAGCGTGGACGGTCGATGATTGTTCGCGCATGGCTGCATCATTGGCCTACTATGCGGTGTTTTCAATCTTCCCGTTGATTTTGCTGTTGCTTTCGATTTTGGGTTTTTGGCTGCGTTTGCAAGGCGATACCAACACCAATGCTGAAGAAACTTTAGTTAATTCGTTGATGCAAGTGTTTCAAACTAGCCCACAAGTTGGGGTTGATGATTCAGCGATTCGTACAGCCCTCACCGAAATTCTAAAAAGCCTCAGCCAACAAGCTGGCACCAACGCCCCGATTGCTTTGGCCACTACCTTTTTTGCCGCCAGCGGGATTTTCGTGCAAATTGATAAAGCCTTTGATGTGATTTGGGATATTCAACCGCAGCAAGGCAACTTTTTGCATACTGTCAAAAGCACCTTGATCGAACGTGGCAAAGCCTTTGCCTTGGTATTGGTGATTGGCTTATTGCTGATTAGCTCGTTGATTCTTTCCTCAGTCTTGCAAGCCTTGGAAAATCTCTCCAAAAGCTTCGATTTGCCTGGAGTTGGGGTTGGCTGGCAAATTTTCACGTTTGCAACGGCCTTTGCTATCAATGTATTAGTATTCTTTTTATTATTTTTTGCCATGCCCAAGCCCAAAATGCGCTGGCGTGATGTCTTGCCCGGGGCGATTCTGACCGCTGCGCTGTGGGAAATTGGCAAAATTGTGCTTTCGCTGTTTCTTGGCGGCAATAAATATACCGCTTCAACCACTGTGGCGGCTTTTATCGCGCTTTTGGCTTGGATCTACTATGCCAGCCAAATTATCTTTTTTGGAGCCGAGTTTTGTCGGGTGTATACCGATTGGAATAGCACCAAACGGGCTAAGCAAGCGCCAGCGATCGCCTTGCCAACCCCGCCTGATTTGCCAACCACAGCCTTGCCGCCAGCCTTGGCTACGGCTCAGCAAAAGGCCCGTTATGCAGTTGGCGGCACAGCCTTGGGCGTGGTTTTAGGGGTGCTAATGAGTATCGTTGGTACGTTAGTTGCGATTATCCAATTTATTCAGACCTTGCGTAAAGGCAAAGCCTAG